The following coding sequences are from one Rutidosis leptorrhynchoides isolate AG116_Rl617_1_P2 chromosome 11, CSIRO_AGI_Rlap_v1, whole genome shotgun sequence window:
- the LOC139874443 gene encoding uncharacterized protein produces the protein MPSTIDNFNTIQPPSSGTLPHPPRRRRRRPRSGHRRRPSHAEPAAVAADGGGSSFGLSDSDAQSSAQIDSSVAGDECGSSGIFSFNHSRMESSCDEIDLESGELEMKVHFLVKNDMQCRICHLNFECNGGDSSVDYDGDGGGDGFIELGCNCKGDLGTAHKQCAETWFKIRGNMTCEICGITAQNVGGDQTNETSNANNETERLDRSVTAPMVVPTEARTFWRGRRIINILLGCMVLAFIISWLFRFNLLP, from the exons ATGCCTTCAACAATCGACAATTTCAACACCATCCAACCACCTTCCTCCGGAACCTTACCTCATCCACCTCGCCGGCGCCGGCGCCGTCCTCGTTCTGGCCATCGACGGCGTCCATCTCATGCAGAACCAGCTGCTGTAGCTGCTGACGGCGGCGGCAGTAGCTTTGGACTATCTGATTCCGACGCCCAGTCGTCGGCGCAGATTGACTCTTCCGTCGCCGGAGATGAATGTGGATCTTCTGGTATCTTTTCGTTTAATCATAGTCGTATGGAATCATCTTGTGATGAAATTGATTTGGAGAGTGGTGAACTGGAAATGAAAGTGCATTTTTTAGTGAAGAATGATATGCAGTGTAGAATTTGTCACTTGAATTTTGAATGTAACGGTGGTGATTCGTCGGTGGATTACGACGGTGATGGCGGTGGTGATGGTTTCATTGAGTTAGGGTGTAATTGTAAAGGGGATTTGGGAACTGCTCATAAACAATGTGCAGAAACATGGTTCAAAATCAGAGGAAATAT GACCTGTGAGATCTGTGGTATCACGGCACAAAATGTCGGTGGGGATCAGACAAATGAGACGAGCAACGCTAACAATGAAACTGAGCGATTGGACCGATCAGTCACAGCACCCATGGTGGTCCCTACCGAGGCACGGACTTTCTGGCGGGGCCGCAGAATCATAAATATCTTGCTGGGTTGCATGGTTTTAGCATTCATCATTTCTTGGCTATTTCGATTTAATTTATTGCCTTAA
- the LOC139877506 gene encoding tubulin beta-2 chain-like, translating into MREILHIQGGQCGNQIGAKFWEVVCAEHGIDVTGKYTGDAELQLERINVYYNEASGGRFVPRAVLMDLEPGTMDSLRSGAYGQIFRPDNFVFGQSGAGNNWAKGHYTEGAELIDSVLDVVRKEAENCDCLQGFQVCHSLGGGTGSGMGTLLISKIREEYPDRMMMTFSVFPSPKVSDTVVEPYNATLSVHQLVENADECMVLDNEALYDICFRTLKLTTPSFGDLNHLISATMSGVTCCLRFPGQLNSDLRKLAVNLIPFPRLHFFMVGFAPLTSRGSQQYRALTVPELTQQMWDAKNMMCAADPRHGRYLTASAIYRGKMSTKEVDEQMLNVQNKNSSYFVEWIPNNVKSTVCDIPPTGLKMASTFIGNSTSIQEMFRRVSEQFTAMFRRKAFLHWYTGEGMDEMEFTEAESNMNDLVSEYQQYQDATADEEGEYEEEEEYDEA; encoded by the exons ATGAGAGAAATTTTACATATTCAAGGAGGACAGTGCGGAAACCAGATCGGAGCTAAGTTTTGGGAGGTAGTGTGTGCGGAGCACGGGATCGACGTTACCGGAAAGTACACCGGCGATGCGGAGTTGCAGCTTGAGAGGATCAATGTCTATTATAACGAAGCGAGTGGCGGAAGGTTTGTTCCACGCGCGGTGCTTATGGATCTGGAGCCAGGAACGATGGACAGTCTCAGATCTGGAGCGTACGGACAGATATTTAGGCCGGATAACTTTGTATTTGGTCAGTCTGGTGCTGGTAATAATTGGGCGAAAGGACATTATACTGAAGGTGCTGAGTTGATTGATTCAGTTTTGGATGTTGTTAGGAAGGAAGCTGAGAACTGTGATTGCTTGCAAG GTTTTCAGGTATGTCATTCTCTTGGAGGTGGAACAGGATCAGGAATGGGTACACTTTTGATTTCAAAGATCAGAGAAGAGTACCCTGACCGTATGATGATGACCTTTTCCGTATTCCCTTCACCAAAGGTTTCCGACACTGTTGTGGAGCCTTACAATGCCACCTTATCTGTTCACCAACTCGTTGAGAATGCTGACGAGTGTATGGTTCTTGATAATGAAGCTTTATATGATATCTGCTTCAGAACTCTCAAGTTAACCACCCCTAGTT TTGGTGATTTGAACCATCTCATTTCTGCAACCATGTCTGGAGTAACTTGCTGTCTAAGGTTTCCTGGTCAACTCAACTCTGATTTAAGAAAGCTTGCTGTGAATCTAATCCCATTCCCGCGTCTTCACTTTTTCATGGTTGGTTTTGCTCCCCTTACATCTCGTGGGTCCCAGCAGTACCGTGCGTTAACTGTACCCGAGCTCACCCAACAAATGTGGGATGCTAAGAACATGATGTGTGCTGCTGACCCGAGGCATGGGCGATACTTGACAGCTTCGGCCATCTACCGTGGCAAAATGAGCACTAAAGAAGTTGACGAGCAGATGCTTAATGTCCAAAACAAGAACTCGTCTTACTTTGTTGAGTGGATCCCAAACAATGTTAAGTCTACTGTTTGTGACATCCCACCAACTGGTTTGAAAATGGCGTCAACTTTCATCGGAAACTCGACATCCATTCAAGAGATGTTTAGGCGAGTGAGCGAGCAGTTTACTGCTATGTTTAGGAGAAAGGCGTTTTTGCATTGGTATACGGGTGAGGGTATGGATGAAATGGAGTTCACTGAAGCTGAGAGCAACATGAATGATCTGGTTTCAGAGTATCAGCAGTACCAGGATGCAACTGCTGATGAAGAGGGCGagtatgaagaggaagaagagtACGATGAAGCTTAA